The following proteins are co-located in the Pseudomonas sp. ATCC 13867 genome:
- a CDS encoding TolC family protein, with amino-acid sequence MTHVRLNPGWLLLALLPGLSAQASSLSLDDALLLAERNAPSLLAQSEKVSAAKSAAIPAGELPDPKLNLGLQNVPIEGDERWSTQRDNMSMQVVGLMQEMPNGDKRKARIESALAAVARADAEAEVERLKVRSASAQAWIAAYTLQRKLAMFDDFYRENRLLDTTVRARLAGGSASTVDAVAPRQEAALLDEQKDDLLRQSAQARAALKRWIGQDAPQELSGDFPHWSIDASHSLQHLHQHPELAAYEPMTREAEALVREAVAEKKPDWSWEVDYQRRGREFGDMMTLQVSFDLPLFTGTRQDPKIAARRAQVRQLEAERDALAREHEQTLEDDLAEYLRLQRAVERSAATLVPLAEEKVHLASAGYRAGKAGLDGVVSARGQLVEARLKQIDLQGALAQVAARLYFTYEEGRI; translated from the coding sequence GTGACTCACGTCCGACTAAATCCCGGCTGGCTGCTGCTCGCGCTGTTGCCGGGTCTGTCGGCGCAGGCATCGTCTCTGTCACTGGACGACGCCCTGTTGCTGGCTGAACGCAACGCCCCTTCATTACTCGCACAGAGCGAGAAAGTCTCCGCAGCCAAAAGTGCCGCCATTCCCGCCGGGGAGTTGCCCGACCCCAAGCTCAACCTGGGATTGCAGAATGTCCCCATTGAGGGTGATGAGCGCTGGAGCACTCAGCGCGACAACATGTCCATGCAGGTGGTCGGTCTGATGCAGGAGATGCCCAACGGCGACAAGCGCAAAGCGCGCATAGAGTCCGCGCTGGCCGCCGTTGCTCGCGCTGATGCCGAAGCGGAAGTAGAGCGGCTGAAAGTCCGCAGCGCCTCGGCCCAGGCCTGGATCGCGGCCTATACGTTGCAACGCAAGTTGGCGATGTTCGACGACTTCTATCGCGAGAATCGCCTCCTTGATACCACCGTCCGCGCACGTCTGGCCGGGGGTAGCGCAAGCACAGTCGATGCGGTAGCCCCACGTCAGGAGGCAGCCCTGCTCGACGAGCAGAAGGACGATCTGCTGCGCCAATCCGCCCAGGCGCGCGCAGCGCTCAAGCGCTGGATTGGCCAGGACGCGCCGCAAGAACTGAGTGGTGACTTCCCGCATTGGTCCATCGACGCCTCCCACTCGTTGCAGCACCTGCATCAGCACCCGGAGCTCGCTGCCTACGAGCCAATGACCCGAGAAGCTGAAGCCCTGGTGCGCGAGGCCGTAGCGGAGAAGAAGCCGGATTGGAGCTGGGAGGTTGACTATCAGCGGCGAGGCCGCGAATTCGGCGACATGATGACGCTGCAGGTGAGCTTCGACCTGCCGTTGTTCACCGGTACCCGCCAAGATCCGAAGATCGCCGCACGGCGCGCCCAGGTTCGCCAATTGGAAGCCGAGCGCGATGCACTGGCTCGCGAGCACGAACAGACGCTGGAGGATGATCTAGCCGAATACCTGCGCTTGCAACGCGCCGTCGAGCGCAGCGCTGCCACCCTGGTGCCGCTGGCTGAGGAGAAGGTGCACCTTGCCAGCGCCGGCTACCGCGCCGGTAAGGCCGGGCTCGATGGCGTCGTCAGCGCCCGCGGGCAACTGGTCGAGGCCAGGCTCAAACAGATCGACCTGCAAGGCGCCCTGGCACAGGTCGCTGCGCGTCTCTACTTCACCTACGAGGAGGGGCGCATATGA
- a CDS encoding efflux RND transporter periplasmic adaptor subunit: protein MSRFPWNTSALLILTLAVGGAGGYWLARQNQAQSPAVSVTPESKPLYWYDPMVPQQHFDAPGKSPFMDMQLVPKYAEAAPAADSAPAVRIEPGIQQNLGVRLASVTRGKLDRTLQVTGVLAFNDRDVAVLQARAGGFVERTYSRAPGDVVAAGAPIVDVLVPEWAAAQEEFLALRHAGEPALLAAARQRLLLAGMPTGLVQQVERSGKVQAVTTLNAPIAGVIRELEVRPGMTLAAGAPLARINGLGHVWLEAAVPEVQAAGLKVGQSVDARLPAFPDRPVSGTLTSILPENDQQSRTLRLRIELPNPDGQLRPGMTAQVSLGLAGQSAVLQIPGEAVIRTGKRNLVMLAEDQGRFRPVEVRLGQENDGLVAVLQGLDEGQRVVASGQFLIDSEASLKGIEARTVDESKAQMTMPPVHEADGRIVDITAQGMTISHGPFNTLGMPGMTMTFALARPELAAGLNPGDRIRFGVSQGDAGLVIEQVRKQEQRP from the coding sequence ATGAGCCGTTTCCCCTGGAACACTTCAGCGCTATTGATCCTCACCCTGGCGGTGGGGGGTGCTGGCGGTTATTGGTTGGCCCGTCAGAACCAGGCGCAGTCACCTGCAGTTTCGGTCACCCCGGAGAGCAAACCGCTCTACTGGTACGACCCGATGGTTCCGCAGCAGCACTTCGATGCGCCGGGCAAGTCGCCATTCATGGACATGCAGCTGGTGCCCAAGTACGCCGAGGCTGCCCCTGCCGCCGACAGCGCGCCAGCGGTGCGCATCGAGCCTGGCATCCAGCAGAACCTCGGCGTGCGCCTGGCCAGCGTCACCCGCGGCAAGCTTGACCGCACGCTGCAAGTCACCGGCGTACTGGCCTTCAACGACCGCGACGTGGCTGTGCTACAAGCTCGCGCTGGCGGTTTCGTCGAGCGTACCTATTCCCGCGCGCCCGGCGATGTGGTGGCCGCCGGGGCCCCGATTGTCGATGTGCTGGTGCCGGAATGGGCGGCGGCGCAGGAAGAGTTCCTCGCCTTGCGTCATGCTGGCGAACCGGCATTGCTGGCGGCGGCGCGCCAGCGGTTGCTGCTGGCAGGCATGCCGACCGGACTCGTGCAGCAGGTAGAACGCAGCGGCAAGGTCCAGGCCGTGACCACTCTGAACGCCCCGATTGCCGGGGTGATCCGTGAGCTGGAGGTGCGCCCCGGGATGACCCTGGCGGCCGGTGCGCCCCTGGCCAGGATCAATGGCCTGGGGCACGTCTGGCTGGAGGCTGCTGTACCGGAGGTGCAGGCTGCGGGCCTCAAGGTCGGCCAGTCGGTCGATGCCCGCCTGCCGGCCTTTCCCGATCGCCCGGTGAGCGGCACCCTGACCAGCATCCTGCCGGAGAACGACCAGCAGAGCCGCACCTTGCGCCTGCGCATCGAGCTACCCAACCCGGACGGGCAACTGCGCCCCGGCATGACCGCGCAGGTCAGCCTCGGCCTGGCTGGGCAGAGCGCCGTGCTGCAGATCCCTGGTGAAGCGGTGATCCGCACCGGCAAGCGCAACCTGGTGATGCTGGCGGAAGACCAGGGGCGGTTCCGTCCGGTGGAAGTCCGTCTCGGCCAAGAGAACGATGGGCTGGTAGCCGTGCTGCAAGGTCTGGACGAAGGCCAGCGAGTGGTCGCCTCAGGACAATTCCTCATCGATTCGGAAGCCAGCCTGAAAGGCATCGAGGCGCGCACGGTGGATGAATCGAAGGCGCAGATGACGATGCCCCCTGTGCATGAGGCGGATGGCCGCATCGTGGACATCACCGCACAGGGCATGACCATCAGCCACGGCCCATTCAATACGCTGGGCATGCCCGGCATGACCATGACCTTCGCCCTTGCTCGTCCTGAGCTGGCAGCCGGCCTGAACCCCGGCGATCGCATCCGCTTCGGCGTCAGCCAGGGAGATGCAGGGCTGGTAATCGAACAGGTGCGCAAGCAGGAGCAACGGCCATGA
- the tssA gene encoding type VI secretion system protein TssA: MISDQALQALLRPLPGDAPCGESLRYDPRMDRLRELRREDDMQLPTGVWQAEPKRADWVALAALAEELLVEHSKDLTIAAYLGEAWIIMDGPSGLAAALGLLADLCDAYPEQLHPRAADSDQEWRAAPVAWLVRRYNELLLTRVPLCADWPQTTLHAWQELQRRQVQRGDNKADKAAAESARQEQKRLDEAVRSGAVGGWSATLTALGLAVEHLKRLDAWCDRQLGDAAPSLHLLTESIDTFVNVIQGCKIMAPQEFAPAASSDNHAEPASIAAVAPAALPAGGPPQSREEAYRQLTAIAEYLARTEPHSPVPYIIRRAVEWGAMPLSALMDELVHADPEARRVWVMLGVLR, from the coding sequence ATGATTTCCGACCAGGCGCTACAGGCGCTGTTGCGCCCCTTGCCGGGTGACGCGCCGTGCGGCGAATCGCTGCGCTATGACCCGCGGATGGACCGCTTGCGCGAGCTGCGCCGCGAGGACGATATGCAGCTACCGACCGGCGTCTGGCAGGCCGAGCCCAAGCGTGCCGATTGGGTGGCGCTGGCAGCGCTGGCCGAAGAGCTGCTGGTGGAGCACAGCAAGGACCTGACCATTGCCGCCTACCTGGGCGAGGCCTGGATCATCATGGACGGACCGTCCGGGCTTGCCGCCGCGCTCGGCTTGCTGGCCGATCTCTGCGATGCCTACCCCGAGCAATTGCATCCGCGGGCCGCCGACAGCGATCAGGAGTGGCGCGCTGCACCGGTGGCGTGGCTGGTCCGTCGCTACAACGAACTGCTGCTCACCCGGGTGCCGCTCTGCGCCGACTGGCCGCAGACTACCCTGCATGCCTGGCAGGAGTTGCAACGGCGGCAAGTCCAGAGAGGCGACAACAAGGCTGACAAGGCTGCTGCGGAAAGCGCCCGGCAGGAACAGAAGCGACTGGATGAAGCCGTCCGCAGCGGTGCGGTGGGCGGTTGGTCCGCCACGCTGACGGCGCTGGGGCTGGCCGTCGAACACCTCAAGCGGCTGGACGCCTGGTGCGATCGCCAGCTCGGCGATGCCGCGCCAAGCCTGCACCTGCTCACCGAGTCCATCGATACCTTCGTCAATGTCATTCAGGGATGCAAGATCATGGCACCGCAAGAATTTGCACCCGCCGCGTCATCGGACAACCACGCGGAGCCGGCTTCCATCGCTGCGGTGGCGCCGGCCGCGCTGCCGGCCGGCGGTCCTCCGCAGAGTCGTGAGGAGGCCTACCGGCAGCTCACCGCCATTGCCGAGTACCTGGCGCGCACCGAACCCCATAGCCCTGTGCCGTACATCATTCGCCGTGCCGTGGAGTGGGGCGCCATGCCCTTGAGCGCGCTGATGGACGAACTCGTCCATGCCGACCCCGAGGCTCGTCGGGTCTGGGTCATGCTGGGAGTGTTGCGCTGA
- a CDS encoding GNAT family N-acetyltransferase: protein MEQTYTTYYLEMTSADELKAKSQPHDLQIIECEVPQAAFNRFLYELVGTPWEWGDLDAWSDSDWQALVEQDCHRTWVAYHRGAIAGYYELYRPDGCNSEIRYFGLASQFLGCGFGGALLSHAIRSAWEWQGTERVWVHTCTFDHPAALGNYQARGFRIFKQEETELRR from the coding sequence ATGGAGCAGACTTACACCACTTATTACTTGGAAATGACCTCAGCAGACGAGTTGAAGGCAAAGTCACAACCGCATGACCTTCAAATTATCGAATGTGAAGTGCCTCAGGCCGCATTCAACCGGTTTCTCTATGAGCTGGTTGGCACGCCCTGGGAGTGGGGCGATCTCGATGCCTGGAGCGATTCCGATTGGCAGGCACTCGTTGAGCAGGACTGCCACCGTACCTGGGTCGCCTATCACCGTGGTGCGATCGCCGGCTATTACGAGCTGTATCGCCCCGACGGTTGCAACAGCGAAATCCGTTACTTCGGGCTGGCATCTCAGTTTCTAGGGTGCGGCTTCGGCGGAGCACTCTTGAGTCATGCCATTCGATCCGCATGGGAATGGCAGGGTACGGAAAGGGTGTGGGTACATACATGCACATTCGACCATCCTGCTGCGCTTGGAAATTATCAGGCGCGCGGGTTCCGCATTTTCAAACAGGAGGAAACGGAGCTAAGGCGATGA
- a CDS encoding type VI secretion protein IcmF/TssM N-terminal domain-containing protein: protein MSSWLILALFLLLVAALAAGVFLWIRSKGGEAVRAFYLTVRQMEQDQDVADRYDVPWFLLLGDPLLGERLAADWSLTPAGRPAWFGRWWADQDGAVLAVPQALFLPEEGTPSSLQPWRRLLGLLLRMRPRRPLDGVIWTVSAERLLDPASLAQESVLLRRRFNDLLQRLGLSLPVYVVVTGLEELDGFTELRAALPADVRERPLGWASPLLADAAWQGEHLERGFDQVLQALQAAILEAGVLKGQLSEELYRFPQTLESLRDGLRQRLEPVFQGNALGEAPRLRGLYFSGAFRVVASDDEWALSAREGAPAQLLFTQQLWQSRLLAERGLAQAVPRLLRLRQRSQRLLGTVAGVVGVCWLLGMLWVWHEDSREAQALGQRIQAMQHGSGEGSASATAPVDAARLRLQAYWALLQGAPRWHYRSLVYPSSWFSGFDSQMDELLRDLTRREVLTPLQQTQAADLVRLRVIRSSERRANVQSDSPEQWPNFVAARELASGVLAFEQRNRWYNELRTGTSKNPLESLARLGEQTYGLTLEPGTLRNARYLQSVLGKGIPEAPAPVDPGPRDGPLARNFDDLMGLWLDQFFLSDNFVRPAGFLRLHLNELKARQGNSLEELEETAAQIDALRNMVALTNAAWSHGNAQEIVPGYRALLDDVRQSYLLGPAAEATVTSQASKLQRTFHDQWIAAAGSRDNLLQLQPGGTLALQEHVVALGSAIESLMRQDFAGTALRQQEQEIDPRRLGNLDAHALNAALAYYDSYRKYSEQEQARIPAEYRDALAGSAAAATASAMWSSLSQSVPSSGAAAQITFDVPLEPAQQVRQALESLQRNDLANALDIHLTRGALADVDTVLKSIDALPLFRVRSELSGWDGSRNFGLQLYRSTDTQDLKRSLAQQFESMLTLSEEHAPALTWLRDRGNLGFADQDKVRRFANLSDELSKYKAQNPTSSPMLLDQLVTRDFVEMDAASCANILRTSALVPGQGDVARFTRGLHSQAQQRCLELQQKGAAAAWSAIADYFNQYLANRFPFAYSLQAEDADPARVQHLVELLDQNLARAQEGLKLSQSVDRTAATDFLQRLQLARAWMGPLFQRDKGGARGVDLDVRWRTDREAERGADQVIAWTLYAADRSLSFPGGDGQRLHWNVGEPVKVLLRWAKDSPQRPDIDPQQASMAVADLEVGWEYSGPWALIRMLRSHLILQRQPSADYTDFPLALRVPIRSPNSHEPEARMFLRVSLMTPDAKQPLSIQPLPVRAPRTPFSGVGIATFAGTQELP, encoded by the coding sequence GCTGGGCGATCCCTTGCTGGGCGAACGCCTCGCCGCCGACTGGAGCCTGACTCCGGCCGGCCGGCCGGCGTGGTTCGGTCGTTGGTGGGCCGATCAGGACGGCGCCGTGCTGGCGGTGCCGCAGGCGTTGTTCCTGCCGGAAGAGGGTACGCCCTCGTCGCTGCAACCCTGGCGACGGCTGCTCGGCCTGCTGTTGCGGATGCGTCCGCGCCGCCCCCTGGACGGGGTGATCTGGACCGTGTCGGCGGAGCGCCTGCTGGACCCGGCCAGCCTGGCCCAGGAAAGTGTCCTGCTGCGTCGCCGCTTCAATGACCTGTTGCAACGGCTGGGATTGAGCCTGCCGGTCTACGTGGTGGTGACCGGGCTGGAGGAGCTCGACGGTTTCACCGAGCTGCGTGCCGCACTGCCCGCTGACGTTCGCGAGCGGCCACTGGGCTGGGCTTCGCCCTTGCTGGCGGACGCGGCCTGGCAGGGCGAGCATCTGGAGCGCGGCTTCGACCAGGTGCTGCAAGCGCTGCAGGCGGCGATTCTCGAGGCAGGGGTGCTCAAGGGGCAGTTGAGCGAGGAGTTGTATCGCTTCCCACAGACGCTGGAGAGCTTGCGCGATGGGCTGCGCCAACGCCTGGAGCCGGTCTTCCAGGGCAATGCGCTGGGCGAGGCGCCGCGCCTGCGGGGCCTGTACTTCAGCGGCGCGTTCCGGGTGGTGGCCAGTGACGATGAGTGGGCGCTCTCCGCTCGGGAAGGGGCTCCCGCACAATTGCTGTTCACCCAGCAGCTCTGGCAATCGCGTCTGCTGGCCGAGCGCGGGCTGGCCCAGGCGGTGCCACGGCTGCTGCGCCTGCGCCAGCGTTCGCAGCGCCTGCTGGGCACCGTCGCCGGCGTCGTCGGAGTCTGCTGGCTGCTGGGGATGTTGTGGGTCTGGCACGAGGATTCGCGTGAAGCACAAGCCCTCGGCCAGCGTATCCAGGCCATGCAGCATGGGTCGGGTGAGGGTTCGGCGAGCGCCACGGCGCCGGTCGATGCCGCGCGGCTGCGCCTGCAAGCGTACTGGGCACTGCTGCAGGGGGCGCCGCGCTGGCATTACCGGTCGCTGGTGTACCCGAGCTCCTGGTTCTCCGGTTTCGACAGCCAGATGGACGAACTGCTCAGGGATCTGACCCGGCGCGAGGTGCTGACGCCTCTGCAGCAAACCCAGGCCGCGGACCTGGTTCGGCTGCGCGTCATCCGCAGCAGCGAACGTCGCGCCAACGTGCAGAGCGACAGCCCGGAGCAATGGCCCAACTTCGTCGCCGCGCGCGAGCTGGCCAGCGGCGTTCTGGCGTTCGAGCAGCGCAATCGCTGGTACAACGAACTGCGTACCGGCACCTCGAAGAATCCCCTGGAAAGCCTCGCCAGGCTGGGTGAGCAGACCTATGGCCTGACGCTCGAACCAGGAACGTTGCGCAACGCCCGCTACTTGCAGTCGGTACTCGGGAAGGGCATTCCCGAGGCACCCGCGCCGGTCGACCCCGGCCCCCGGGATGGCCCGCTGGCGCGCAATTTCGACGACCTGATGGGGCTCTGGCTCGACCAGTTCTTCCTCTCCGACAACTTCGTGCGCCCGGCCGGCTTCCTGCGTCTGCACCTGAACGAGCTCAAGGCGCGGCAAGGCAACAGCCTGGAGGAGCTGGAGGAAACCGCCGCGCAGATCGATGCCCTGCGCAACATGGTGGCATTGACCAACGCCGCCTGGAGTCATGGCAATGCCCAGGAGATTGTCCCCGGTTATCGGGCGCTGCTGGACGACGTGCGCCAGTCCTACCTGCTCGGGCCTGCGGCGGAAGCGACGGTGACCAGCCAGGCGAGCAAGCTGCAGCGCACCTTCCACGACCAGTGGATCGCCGCCGCCGGTTCCCGCGATAACCTGCTGCAACTTCAACCCGGCGGAACCCTGGCGCTACAGGAGCATGTGGTGGCGCTGGGCAGCGCCATCGAGTCGCTGATGCGCCAGGATTTCGCCGGTACCGCCCTGCGTCAGCAGGAGCAGGAAATCGATCCGCGCCGCCTCGGCAACCTGGACGCCCACGCCCTGAATGCCGCGCTTGCGTACTACGACAGCTATCGCAAGTACAGCGAACAGGAGCAGGCGCGGATACCGGCCGAGTACCGCGACGCCCTCGCCGGAAGCGCCGCCGCCGCCACGGCCAGCGCCATGTGGAGCAGCCTGAGCCAATCCGTGCCATCGAGCGGGGCTGCTGCGCAAATCACCTTCGACGTCCCGCTGGAGCCGGCGCAGCAGGTGCGCCAGGCACTGGAATCCTTGCAGCGCAACGATCTGGCCAATGCGCTGGATATCCACCTGACCCGTGGCGCGCTGGCCGACGTCGACACCGTACTGAAGTCGATCGACGCATTGCCGTTGTTCCGCGTGCGTTCGGAGCTGTCCGGTTGGGACGGCTCGCGCAATTTCGGCCTGCAGCTCTATCGTTCCACCGACACCCAGGACCTCAAGCGCAGCCTGGCCCAGCAGTTCGAAAGCATGCTCACCCTGAGCGAGGAACATGCGCCCGCGCTGACCTGGCTCAGGGACCGGGGCAACCTCGGCTTCGCCGATCAGGACAAGGTGCGGCGCTTCGCCAACCTCAGCGATGAGCTGAGCAAGTACAAGGCGCAGAACCCGACGAGCTCGCCCATGCTGCTGGATCAGCTGGTCACCCGCGACTTCGTGGAAATGGACGCGGCAAGTTGCGCCAATATCCTGCGTACCTCGGCGCTGGTCCCTGGGCAGGGCGACGTGGCGCGGTTCACCCGTGGTCTTCACAGTCAGGCGCAGCAGCGTTGCCTGGAGTTGCAGCAGAAGGGGGCTGCCGCGGCCTGGTCCGCCATTGCCGACTACTTCAACCAGTACCTGGCCAACCGCTTCCCCTTCGCCTACAGCCTGCAAGCCGAAGATGCGGATCCGGCACGGGTGCAGCACCTGGTGGAACTGCTCGACCAGAACCTCGCGCGGGCCCAGGAGGGCCTGAAACTCAGCCAGTCGGTGGACCGCACGGCGGCGACGGATTTCCTCCAGCGCCTGCAACTGGCCAGGGCCTGGATGGGCCCGCTGTTCCAGCGTGACAAGGGCGGAGCGCGGGGTGTCGATCTCGACGTGCGTTGGCGCACCGACCGCGAAGCCGAGCGTGGCGCCGACCAGGTCATCGCCTGGACGCTCTATGCCGCCGACCGATCGCTGAGCTTCCCCGGCGGCGATGGCCAGCGCCTGCACTGGAATGTCGGCGAGCCGGTGAAGGTGCTGCTGCGCTGGGCCAAGGACAGCCCGCAGCGGCCGGACATCGACCCGCAGCAGGCGAGCATGGCGGTGGCCGACCTGGAAGTGGGCTGGGAGTACAGTGGTCCCTGGGCCCTGATCCGTATGCTGCGCTCGCACCTGATCCTGCAACGCCAGCCCAGCGCCGACTACACCGACTTCCCGTTGGCGCTGCGGGTGCCGATCCGCTCTCCCAACAGCCACGAGCCCGAGGCGCGGATGTTCCTGCGAGTCTCCCTGATGACCCCGGACGCCAAGCAGCCACTCTCGATCCAGCCGCTTCCGGTGCGCGCGCCGCGCACGCCCTTCAGCGGTGTCGGCATTGCGACCTTTGCCGGCACCCAGGAGTTGCCATGA